The DNA segment CAACTCAGAATTTAAACGAGGACATGGACCCCTTTTGTGCAGAATTCTCGAATTAAACCTCCCATTCATTAGATAACATTATCAGTCGCGTTTCAGTATTCTATCAATTAattatgttttcattttattctaATTCTTTTCATAATATATATACCTATGTCGTTATTTATACAAGGAATTGTTACATTTTCAGTCACAATAGAATGATTTTAAATATTGACCTACTTCTGACGTCATCAATGTGCGCGTTCGCTTGTGTAAACGTCATTTTCCAGCGACGCCTTTTTGTAAACATTGCCGAGGAGCGTTTTCGATGGATAATCTCGTCAAAGTACGTATTGATTTGATGGCATTGGTGAATATTCAATGCAACAATTCCTTTAGTTTAATGTCGACGACGTATTAACGCGAGGCGATTATCGCTACATTACATTGTTAATGCATAGCTAAGTCATTGAGTTCATATGTACACAAAGATAGTGTAGCAGTtaaccaatttctttttccgaCTGTTTAGATCTTAAAATGATTATTGCTGTCATTATTTCGTTTATGCAACCCGATCCTCTattgcagtttttttcttttaaatatgcaGTGGAGCAAATCGTACATGCCCTGCACAGTCTAATGAATAATAAGATAGAGCAACACAACGATTCTTTGTGCATTGCAAGGTGCACGCCGGCGGCACCAACTACGACTCGGATTTCAGTGACGACGAGAAACAAGGAGAGACCTCCGAGAGCAGGCTTAAAAGGTAAGATATCAGGCTATAACAATATCCTGGTTAAATTCACCTCTTCAGGGTGTTGTTGCAAAGGAAAGCaaagtttatatttttttctaatggcAGGAAACATGAAGAGGACATTTTACAGAAGCCTTTCCAGAAAGGTCGACACGCTCAGGTGGCTCACCGCAATTTTCATTCCAATGAAGTGGACAGGTATGTTGCAATCTATCCCCATATATTTTTCATTCCTTGAATGTACTTTAGTTGAAATCTCCTCACCTGTCGGCTggcaaatgtgtgtttttgttttgcagagagGAAGCCAGGAACAGAAGAGCCCACTTGATCTCACTGACTGCTGTATCCTGCGTTGAATTGACCTTTAAcgtatacaaaataaatgtcGAGATTAACATCCTTAACTGGCTGCCTCCAGTTTGAGAGACACAAGAAGTTTGTCGGCGACTACATACTTTTCTATGGAGGACATATGGCCGACTTCAAACGCTCCACGTAcgcattttgttttcacttaaGACAAACCAGACCCTGATCATCCCCAGTTCAACATTTTCTTCCCTCCAGCGCAAATGACAAAACCGACTCGGACGTTCTACGGGAGAATCATCGTTTCCTCTGGCGggatgaggatgaagaggacATGACTTGGTAATACTTCTGCATTTTCTCTGGACAGTTTGTGGTTTCTAACTTGCCTCTGGTATTTTTGTGTCCCAGGGAGAAAGAACTGGCGAAGAAATATTACGACAAGCTGTTTAAGGAATACTGCATAGCCGATCTGAGTCGATATAAGGAAAacaaggtgatttttttttgtacagctaAAGGATGTCACACTGTTATCTTGACACTAAACTACCCTAGAATGACTTCACTGGACTGTTGTCATGGTAGCGGCAACTGAGGTTGAATGGGAGATAATGGCTGAGATGGTCTCAGTTGTGTGAGGTTTCACACAAAGGCCTTTCATTGCACAGAATTACAcctcatttttttattcattactcTATGACAAGTTGCAAATGGGGATGGAGAGTGAAAGTCAAAGTTAATTCGCACCAATCGTACTGTTCCTCACACATAATGTCGTCATCTGATTAAATGTTCTATTTTGTCAGCGGGGGCGGCTGACATGACTCCCATTCTAACATTAATACTTAATTCGCCGTATCGCGGTGAGGATGGGCTCGGCGGAGCGTGAGCCAAGGAAAGAAGCCATTACACTTTGGCTCGGATCCATTTAACAATAAAAGAACCAACGAAATGGCGTTTTATTTTCACACCGGCCTTGGCAGAAGTCTGCTTCCGATTATCGCTGCTCTGATGTAGATGGAAACCGGCGCTACATTGTAAGTGGTGCTTTAAAAGCATCACGTGAAGTgactttttctatttatttctcTTTCCAAAGTTTGGATTCCGCTGGCGAACGGAGAGCGAGGTTGTCTCGGGCAAAGGTAAGCAAAGTGCAATTTTTGAAATGTATCACGAGAGAACGAATTATGtttaaggtgaaaaaaaaacacttggaaTACAAATGAGAAAGTTCATACAATGCCAATGTACTTACAGTAAGCGCTGGTTCCCAGTTGAAGAAGCTCTTGGCAATTTATTGCAATTTGagctaaaacaacaaaaatcagtTTAATACAACAAACATTTCcccctaaaaaaatattttcaatactAACCTGACAATGAAGACATCAACCGTCACCACAAGATGGCGACGGAGACGAGCTGGTGGGCAGCAGTCTGCCTCTTCTTTGCTCAATCCCCACTTGAGATGTGTCACTAGACTTTGGCCTCCATCTTGACAAAATGGCATCGCCAAGCCTTACAGATGTCTGACCTTTTCTTGTAAAGCTTTTCAAATGCGAGACCTTTCCCTCTTCGACCCTTAACTTTTAACAATGGGGGTCTTCTCAGTTCATCTGCTGCCTTCCGTGTTTGCTTTGCCACCGAGTGGGCCTCGGATGATGCATTTTACAGAACTTTTACAACCTTCGCCTCTCGTGCATTTTTTGCCTGTGATTTTTTCTCATTTGCAAAGCGTTGACATCGACACAacctctgcacacacacacacacgcgcgcgcgagGTGCATCTTGAGATAGCTGACTTAAACCAATATATTGTTCCAGATTAAGTCTGTGTAATCCCGCTCGGTCACATTCCAAGCTCCGGCGGCAAAACTCGACAGGAAGCGGGATTAAACCCGACCGAAGCGAGCCGTCGTGTCTTCCTCACGCCGATTCCGCCAGGAGCACTTTCATCAACGCAGTAGCTAAATCAATActaagcaaattatgcaaggtGAAGGTGGAGGAGGTTGTCTCGAGTATGATGATGATTCATCGATTAGTCACCACTGGAAAACtcatttttatgattataaCTCACTTGGGGGGGCTTAGCAGAGTGCTGGCCTTCTTCGTCAGGGTCGCGGTGTCATTATGAGATGAAGAGGAGTCGCGGCATCATGTATGACGTCATCCTCACCTCCCTtctgctctttttttcccccatccttTGTCTGTTCCAAGAAGGAGGTAATCAGTAAAATcatgaattttgttttttagaatGGAAACTGACATTTTTAACGGCAGACCTTTCAAAAACGTAGGGATCAGTGGTGTGCCTTTCCAAAAGGGCTTCATGGCGGCCGCCCAAATGTCTCGGCACGTCCCATACGTGAACTCCTGCAGCAGATGTAGCATGATGTGAAGGAatgcagaaaaacaaaatgtactcTTACCGTTGGTCTTTTTGCGTGCTGTCAGTTGGAAGGTAGCTGAGGCaagtttattatatatattttttctctctgtgATTTATCTATCCCGCAGCACACACTCTGTTACCGAAAAAGAAATTGTTCATTTTAGAGAATGTTTTGGCCTCTATAACACGAGGAAAAAGAAATATTCAATCCTGTATGTTTTGTTACCTCAAGACGAGATGAGCTTTTAGCCTTCTCCTCTCTTCGGCAAAATGAAAACGCAGTGTGTGCCAAAGAGACAACTTGAATAATTTAAATGAAAACACACTGCTGCGTTTCCATAATTGACACCGgcggccggggggggggggggggggggggggggggcaaaagcaAGTCAAATGATGTTGGACACGAGGTGATTACACAGGACGTGTTTTGACAGGGAAGAACTTTAGCTTGTCAGCTTGTTGAACAGCTggaagtgcttgttgctgtcgCTGCGCCCGTCTGAAAATATCAGTAAAGATACCTGCGCTTGACCTTGACTTTGAATCCCCCCTCATGAAGGGGCCTCAGTTTGGTTCCGTCCACCCCGGCCGACGCTAATATCCCTCCTGTGTTTTTTTACGTCAAGCGCCCTTTGCTCCGCACTGTCAGCCGCTCTCTGCGGAATAAATAAACGTTACGACACCGAGCCAGCGTTGCGCCTCGGCTCGGCAGCCCGCCGGCCTTCTTGTCAGAGGCgaagcaaacaaacaacacacaggggaaaaaaaagaaacagccaGCTTCACCTCTCGCTTGCAAGTCGGGGTGAAGATTATCGAGGCGGTGGTTGACGAGCGCTGTTAATGACCTGACCCGTTTAAATGGCTCGCGCgatgtacttttatttttttacttttgctggATTGTCTCCTCATGAGGTTGCCTGGCAACGGGGTGGGGGAAAAAGAAGAGCCCTGCAAATAGAGCAAACAAGCTGCAAAATGCTCATTAGCAAGCCAGGGAGGATCTGGCAGCCGTATTTTATTGGACTCTTTGTCGTCCGACCAAAGGCTACACACGAGCCAATCGCCCCGACTCGCTTTGAATGTCGGCAGGCTCGCGTAATGAACGCCGCATAGTTCTCAATTCACCTTCTCAGACGTGCAACTCCAAATCCACTTTACGGGGTCGTCAAAGTCGAGCACAAAGCCTGACATTGAAAAGAATAGAATGAAAAATTCCATAGAAAATGAGTACAAATAAAAGTCCAAATTGACTGTCTGCATTTTCAGCGGAATCTTTTTGTTCCCTACGATgccagtatttattttcaatgccAACACATAATAGCGGCGTCACGGCGCCACATGGCTGGAGAATAAAAGCAAACTATCCGAGTACAAATaacttttcaattatttttgaattcGCCTTGAAATGTTAATTTGGGTTACAAGCGGACCACAATGTCGACTTTCTGAAGACCATCAAACTTTGCTAAGTGCTCCTTCgtctgactctttgtttgacatCTCATGCTAAAGTCCTGCAGACATGTGATAACGAGCTTCTGCCGCTCGCTAacgaccgccgccgccgcgctgtCAATCACGCGAACGTCAAAGAGCGTCAGCGATGCTCGCCCGGGGTCACGACCTCACCACGTCACCGAGTCGATTGTTAATCACGCGGCCATCTGCCTTTCGGTGCGCCCGCCTTGATCTGCGCCCGCCGAGCGGCAGGATTTAGGAGCCGTTGACGTAAGAGGGCCAGGAGTTTCCTCACTTAACGGGTTTACTCAGACACATCAGTGCCAACGCTTTGAAGCACGTGAGGGTGATTCATTGTGGCAAACATACACATCGACAAAAACGATCTTTTTGAATGGACTCACCGCCAGCTCTCTTTTCTTGGTCATCTGCGGTCTGTGACTTGACAGCATATGTCAGGTCAGAAAattggacaaaaataaataaatcacacttTTGAAGCAGCTAAAATTCATTATGTGCCTCACGTCGTGATTTatattatatgtatttttttttgttggggtgTATAACTAAGACAAAAAGTAGTGTCATCGCAATGCACCAGAGCCTGCAGggcttttttggtttgtttttgaaatggccCCTTAAATCCAATCCAGGATGTGAGGACAAAGCCCGTCCCGCTCGCGGGCGAAAGTGTTGCCCTCCCGCTGTCCCGGGGTTAGGAGCATCGTTAGCTCTCGTGCCAAGTTGGGGCCCGTGTGACGCACTCTCACCTGCTGTTGCAATCTGGAGGAAACCCGAGCTGATCTTAAGCTCGTCTAAGGATCACAGGAGGGCCAGGCGgcggatgatgatgaggaggaggaggaggaaagggcAATGAGAGCACGTTTAGTAGGAGGGTGGAGATGGATGGAGGCAGTCATGGAGAACACCAGGCAATGGACTTTGCTAGCAAAACAACTCCATTTCTCAGCTAACcttcaggagaaaaaaaaatgcacaatataTCAGGACAGCCTGGTCTTTTTATTATTGAAATGAAGTTTTTGAAGGAACTGctcaaataaatcaaaagtgATGCTTATGTTGTGGTAGTTGCATTTGAAAGAACATCCCAGTCCTGCTCGTTATTTTGAATTTCTGCCTAAGAAAAGTTAATGAGGAGTTCCACAGGACTTAGTCCTTTGCCCACTTCTTCTCCCACACATTTCTTTGTATTGCATGAACAGCTAAAACAAAGACTAGCTCAGTGATGTGTTTGTGGTCTTCTAGGTCAGTTCCAGTGTGGGAACAAACGCTGTGAGAAGCAGGAAGGCCTGAAAAGCTGGGAGGTGAATTTTGCCTACGTGGAACACGGCGACAAGAAGAACGCGTTGGTCAAACTGCGTAAGTATAGCTGTGTGGGTTGCTGTCTCCTGTGGTTCTTGTTCAAGAGGCAGCTCATAATAATCCTCCTTCAGGTATCATAGCGCAGAAAATCCTGTTCGAATAATTACAGTAATTGGAGGGGCTCACCAGCGGCAGACACCTCGGCCCCGCACCAAATGAAACAAGCTTGCTGACAATTTTTTAATAAGCTCATTTGTCAACATTGGTCAAAACCAAATTGGACCTTTGTACTCAATTTATAATTAGGAATggttcaaaatgtatttatttttgttttaagaagcttgccctttttttcccctcttgcaATATTACACTTTCatcttaaaatgaaaataaatccctTCTAAGTAAAAAGATTAAATGTGAATTTGTCTTCTAGGACTTTGCCCGGAATGTTCTTTCAAACTCAACTACCACCACAAGTAAGCATGGAGACATTCTTCAATATTCTACAAGTTACATTTTCAGTcacctgagttttttttttttcccctttgtagACGCAAGGAGGTTAAAGCCCAAAAGATGGCGAGGAAGGTACAAGAGGAGAACCAGGAGCCGTCtcggaagaagaaaaagacaaagaagcACAAACACCGCAAGCAGAGGGGTAACAACCCAGCCCTAAAATTTTGCACACTCCATTTTATCACCCAAGCGACTCCCCGCTGATTGAGACGTACTCTCTTGTCTCCTCGCAGATCCATCCACCTCCCCCAGCAGCACGGAGGAGTCGCGGGGCAAAGGTAAACACACTGCCGAGCGCATACGGGCCGGCATTTGTCATCTTTGACAGACAATGTGATACGCCTCACTCGCGGGCCTTCGGGCAAACTAGCCCAAAATGAAAACAGCCTGCAAACAACCCTTTCTGGAAAGCAGAAGCCATTAGCCCGCAGGCATGACTGCTTTCTCCTCAGCTGTCTCGCTCCCCTTATGTTTACATATAATACTCCTGTTTCCCCAAGATTGTGTTTTGGGGTGGCAAGCATTTTGCACAAATCATCCTCTCAATTCCAATTGCAGATTCTGAAGCAGAGGACGGGCCAGAGTGTCAGTCCGAGTCGGACCACTGGCGAGGACCCGCCCCGGCAGTGGAGGAAAAGTCCAGGTGAGGGATTAGCGTTGACGTTAAAACGACCCCTGCTAAACCAGCGTGATGCAATGACACAAAGGTGTAGCCTACATAACGTATGCATGGGCGACCACCTTTAAATACCTTCTTGACCTTCTCTTGACTCACTGCTCTTTTGTCATATATAACATGACACATTTGGATGCATTTTGTCTTCTCAGGGAGGAAGAGTTTGATGACTACTTTGAAGACTTGTTCCTCTAAACGCCTGCCTCTGCTGAGATTCAAGGACGTTTGTGGTTTTGAGAAATAAACTCATCTACGTTTTCCGTCTCATCACTATCTGTACTCTTCTCATTAACTTTTTAAAACATGTTGACTTTTCAGACAGCGGTGCCCTTTGAGCTTTTACACAGCACTGCACATTATTCAGATTTTCTGAATGGGAGCATTTCCTCCGCTTGAATTTTTTCTCCTTTCACCATATCTTCGAACAACGACAGTTGCTTTACGGGATGTCGAACACGGCCAGACAATGTCGAATCGGGCGAGGGATCAGAAGCAATCCGCTGATCCTCT comes from the Syngnathus typhle isolate RoL2023-S1 ecotype Sweden linkage group LG18, RoL_Styp_1.0, whole genome shotgun sequence genome and includes:
- the fra10ac1 gene encoding protein FRA10AC1, translating into MDNLVKVHAGGTNYDSDFSDDEKQGETSESRLKRKHEEDILQKPFQKGRHAQVAHRNFHSNEVDREEARNRRAHLISLTAFERHKKFVGDYILFYGGHMADFKRSTANDKTDSDVLRENHRFLWRDEDEEDMTWEKELAKKYYDKLFKEYCIADLSRYKENKFGFRWRTESEVVSGKGQFQCGNKRCEKQEGLKSWEVNFAYVEHGDKKNALVKLRLCPECSFKLNYHHKRKEVKAQKMARKVQEENQEPSRKKKKTKKHKHRKQRDPSTSPSSTEESRGKDSEAEDGPECQSESDHWRGPAPAVEEKSREEEFDDYFEDLFL